In Telopea speciosissima isolate NSW1024214 ecotype Mountain lineage chromosome 10, Tspe_v1, whole genome shotgun sequence, the DNA window CCCATCAATGACAAAATTGTCAAATACCGGAACCTTTCCCACAAAAGGAAACTCTGGCTGCACAGTAAAAAGTGTTTCTTTAGGAACTTTAGAAGCATGCTTATGCAAATGAATAGAACAGAAAGATGGGATCATACCCTGTATAAATATTCATGATGCCAATGAGGGTAATACTACCAACTGGGCGTAACATCTAACCATGGCTTCTAGGATCAGCAACTTGGTGCACCTTCCTTGCCTCAGCACTGGAGTATGGTCCCACAACCCGAGCATGAGGTATTGAAGCTTCTCCCCGTGCGAGGGCATCCACATTCTCATTCAAATACTGTCTTGGAAGCCTCCCCACAACGTTCCCCTCCTCATTCCCATCTCTGTCCAGAAATGCGAAATGTGGGATACCCTCAACACCAAACTCATCAAGCTCCTGCTCCCACTTTGTGTTGTCAACGTTCAACATAACAAAATTCACACGGCCCCTGGATATGATCATCACATTGAATTAACATTCCTTGGAAAATCCTTCGGAACACAGAATCAGTTCATAATATCAGCTTTAAGAAAAACTAACTTGTCCAACATATGACCtgatattaaaaagaaaaggagaaagataaTTTCCCAATACTCTTTCTAAGGCATCAATAGTAAGAGTCATTGTTTCTTGACAGGACAACCATTCAGAAACCACATATCAGTAATATTTGATTCACTGACAAGTAAATGTTATTGAAAAAATATACTGGGTTTAAAGCATATTACTTGTACTGCTGCTCAACTTTATAGACATCTGGAGCAAGTTCTCTACATACTTCACACCAATCTGCATAGAACTCTACAACGGTGGGCCTCCCATTTGATAGAGCCTTGAGAAAAAGCCAAAACAAAAGGCAGTTTTATCAGAGAATGAGAGTACAAACATGCAACAGTGCAATCGTGATGCAAACATGTTTAATTCAGACTCCTCATAGGTCAATGTACCTTGCAAAGATACAATGCTCAACGTGATTGACGATATTAACAAGTTTTGAACGACAAATCAAAAGGCTTAAATGCTATTGGATGATGAGACAAATTCTTTAATTGCCTGATTGGAAAGTGATGGGAAAATTTCTACCTCATGAGCTGTCACAAAGTAGAAGAATATGGTCTAAGCCTCTGCACCTCCATCCCAGACCACAACCATACACTAAACCAATAGTGCAAGAAAACGAATAACCATATATCAGGGTCTgaatatctctctcttttttttttctttttgggcgGGGAGTGGGAGTGGGGGAAGATATGATCATTTTCAGGATCTGAATGATTAAAATTAGAGCCTTCCCAACCCCTTTGAGGAAGTATAATGTGGATTTACTGACCTCTTCATAGGGTATGGCTGCCACCGATAAGTCCTTCaaggaaacaccaaaatcaaGCCTGGTTGACAAGAAAAGCCCCACAGCTACAATTGTAGAAGCCAAAGCTATCTGTCTGTTGAAATTTTTGTTTGGAACTTCAGAGAATCCAGCACTCTGGGAAGACGAGGCAGCTTGGCTGTCATTATTCTTGACTGAATCAGGTTCAACAGGCAGCTCTTCCTGTACCAATAAAACAGAGccattgaacctaaaaatatcACAAAGTGCACTCTCTTTATTGGAAGGGAACATGACTTTAATAAAAcaagataagaaagaaaaggagaagaaaaaaggaaccTCATCCTATCAGCCAATACATGTTTAGAGATTCAAAATCCTAGTTGATATGAGAGAACATCAGATTACTGCCCACGTCCAGCCAACACATTCAATATTTTGGCATTCAGGTCCAAAAATATCGACAATGCTAAACTCTCTATGGCATCATGGGATTAAAggaaaaaataccaaaactaGACCTAAGATAGAGCGTTTCTGCACCGAAATACTATCCTAAGTGTGACTAATTGTACTTCGACCAATTGTTCAAACTGACCCATCCAATTAAACTATAAATGCtattaaagaaaacaaagaagagacaATCAAAAGACACAGAACCATAAAACAGAGTTTCTATGAATCTACTCAAATACCAACAGGAAGGTCTAAAAGATCCAAAGGAACCTTCTAAGCTTTCTAGCATATTAGTTCATGGAAGACTCCATAAAATCATCCTCAGTATTTATGGAATTGTTATGAACTGAAACACAAAAGATTAATCTTAGAAGGGAACTTGTGTGGTACTTTTAGCAAGCATGCTCTCTCTATCTTCTGTTTTATCATCTCCCTATTAGTAAGGTCCTAAGTGAAAAGACAATTGCAAAACACTTCCACAGGTAGGTTGATGAAACTTGGGATACCTAGACTCTGCTTAAATGACACAGATCCATGCCGAACTTCACACAACATGGCTATGAGTCTGGGATGTCAGATTCTCATTCCCGTttgtgatttgagtttttacGAATTAGATACATACCCATTATTTGGTGATGGAAGAACATAAATTATGAACTGAggttatccaaaaaaatattaaggTTAAAAGTCAAGCCTTGAAGTGATGCAATGCTTAACCAGTTACTCTCATGTACCTTTGTCACTGTACAAATTGTAGATTTTATTATCACATATGAACCCAGATAACAACAGGAAAAAGGATGGATGAAACAACAATATTGATCTCACTGTGGCTGTCAAATCAgtaagtttaatttaattttcaaccccccttcaaaaaaaaataagaactttaAGAGGTCTCCACTGCCCAGTATCCAATCTGCAGCATTTCAGTGGGTAAGACAGCGAGGTGGCCTTACACTTAACAGTCGTTGCTGAGAGACTAACAAAACCCAGATACAGAAGTCCACAAAAAGAAGTAATTGATCCCAGAAAATTTCCATGGGTGAAACAACTATAGAAAACCAAAGCTCCATAATTTGGGATAGCCATGAACAGCCTAATTTCATAGACTTCAAAAATCAATTTATAGATCCCCTATTGCTACCTAAAGTCATGGAACATAGAATATATTATCCTCTGTGAAACAAATCAATTGGCCCAAAACATAATACTAATTTATTTGATTAAATAAAAACCCATTCTGATGTCaattctagaaatagaaatagaggaTTAATATGCAGAGAAGGTAGCTAGTGGGGAGAGGATGAAGATTAAACAttaataatggaaaaaaaagacTAACCGACTTCTGAGTTTCAGATGGGTCTGGCTTCGTCATACAAGCTAACCTTCGAGAGGCGTTATTTCTGCCCAGAGATCGAAGAGAGGTTGGGGAGAGAACCGATGATTGGGAAAGTTGAAGAGATGGGCACAATCGCAATGTGTAAAGGCCGATGAAGTCGGAGGCTAAACGCGCCATGGCCTTTCCCTTCGTTCTGTTTTTTCTTATGAACGTACAGAAAATATAAGCTTTGCGGTGAATTAACCGCCGAGCAGTAGTTAAGGATTGAGAACTGAGCTCTGTTTACAGAAGTTATTTTGTTGTTATTCCTTCTGTGTGTGTCACAGTTGCGTGTCACAGTTGCAGATAAGACCTTCCAATTTCCTAGTTTCAGTTCCGGGGTGAGTTGACTCTCCGAGCCGGAAGACGATTTTGCAAAAAGACGGGTGAGTTGCCAACTCCAACAGACGGATCAATtgaagggtgtcaatttgggtcCGAACCGGAAACGGGAAACGGAACCATCCCAAAACCAATCCACTAGAATCCGGAGTCGATCCAAATTCCATCTCATTGTTTGGAATTGTTTTTgagtagagatgtaaacagatcgaatACTTACTAAATACGAATTGGAAGTGATCGGATCCAAATATTTTTTATGACCGAATACAAATATCAGATGCGAATAGAATTTGGATTTTGAACTATCCGTTTACATTCTTGACTTGTGTAACAGTTGGATTAAaagtcaaaagattcaaaatttcttttgtacttcttgtttccattttttttgaactttttgtTTCTCTCACGGCGCATTGAATGTAGCTTTTGGACCCCTTCTGTAATCACTTAGGAGTGCTGTCTAGAGTGATTAGTGGATTGTTTTATCTTAGAGGTGTAATTGCACGTCAACCCGATTTACACTAATAAGGGACGATTAAAgatcttaaggagagtgtcttGTTGATATGACTCAATCCAAATTCCTACCTTTATCTGCAACGAACTGCCGCTCACTAGTAAGTGTGtgttatttattatttacattatTGCCTCTATAGCATTGCTTTCTTTATATCCTTCCTAGTCTTTTATAACTAACCCACCTTCCTCCCTCCCCCCGCGTCAAATACGATTGTgtctcaatccatgtctctcaATTGTCGTAGTCTCATgattctcatttcttcattccttaAAACTTGTTAAATCTTCTAAAACCCTCAAGATTAttagtaatttaattttttttattgttagtTGGATTTCTATTCgaatcaaataaatttttttttgaactatttgaatatttttccaaatatccctaaacgaatacaaatacaaatcaaattcggattttcgaatatccatttacatccctacttgagAGATCAATTGCTAAATGGGATGGGATGATTTTAAGACAGATTTCTCAATAGAGTCTAGAATTGTAAACGTAATAAGAAACCGATTAGAATTGGAACCACTATTAATTGTTTAACATGCTTAAATTACTTATTTAGTATTAATTAATACATAAACGTTATGATTTCTATAAAGAGTATGTTGCTGTAGGAATATATATTCTTGGGATTTATTTGTATACTTGAACATTTTGGACATATACAAATGTTTGAGACTTTGTTTCCCTCAACCCAAGATGAATGGGATCCTATTCATCGTGGGTAG includes these proteins:
- the LOC122642677 gene encoding thioredoxin-like protein HCF164, chloroplastic: MARLASDFIGLYTLRLCPSLQLSQSSVLSPTSLRSLGRNNASRRLACMTKPDPSETQKSEELPVEPDSVKNNDSQAASSSQSAGFSEVPNKNFNRQIALASTIVAVGLFLSTRLDFGVSLKDLSVAAIPYEEALSNGRPTVVEFYADWCEVCRELAPDVYKVEQQYKGRVNFVMLNVDNTKWEQELDEFGVEGIPHFAFLDRDGNEEGNVVGRLPRQYLNENVDALARGEASIPHARVVGPYSSAEARKVHQVADPRSHG